The following are encoded in a window of Sutcliffiella horikoshii genomic DNA:
- a CDS encoding aromatic acid exporter family protein produces the protein MRKFKIGYRTAKTALGTGIAISIAQLLNLDFYASAGIIAILCIQNTVRKSWKVATARFIACSLSLLFGFVFFELLGYNPVSIALLLLFFIPVTVMLRITEGIATSSVILLHVYSVESYSIGLVVNELSIISIGIGVALILNTYMPSVEKELKNYQLQVEENFHKVFSEIAYFLRHGDRGWSGEEIPETNKILKEAKSLAFRDVENHFRREENHYYFYFKMREKQLDVMERMLPIVATIEHNVEQANMVADFIEDLEHAIHAGNTAYLFLQRLREMHDAFQEMPLPQSREEFETRAALRHLLKEFEQYLILKSDFIGLKTKK, from the coding sequence ATGAGAAAATTTAAAATTGGATACCGGACAGCAAAGACGGCCCTTGGTACAGGGATTGCAATCAGTATCGCTCAGTTATTGAACTTGGACTTTTACGCATCCGCTGGGATCATTGCAATCCTCTGTATTCAGAATACAGTAAGAAAGTCTTGGAAAGTGGCAACTGCCCGCTTTATCGCATGTTCCTTAAGCCTTTTATTCGGCTTTGTGTTTTTTGAGCTGTTAGGGTACAATCCGGTATCCATCGCATTATTATTGTTATTTTTTATACCGGTTACTGTTATGCTCAGGATAACAGAGGGTATAGCAACCAGTTCAGTTATTCTTCTTCACGTCTATTCAGTTGAGAGTTATTCAATCGGACTAGTAGTCAATGAGTTAAGTATCATCTCCATCGGGATAGGTGTAGCACTTATTTTGAACACATACATGCCGAGTGTAGAAAAAGAACTAAAAAACTACCAGCTACAGGTGGAAGAAAATTTTCATAAGGTGTTTTCCGAAATAGCCTATTTCCTTCGCCATGGAGATCGTGGTTGGAGTGGGGAAGAGATACCGGAAACAAATAAAATATTAAAAGAAGCTAAAAGTCTGGCCTTCCGTGATGTGGAGAACCACTTCAGACGAGAGGAAAATCATTATTATTTTTATTTTAAAATGAGGGAAAAGCAGCTGGATGTCATGGAACGGATGCTTCCTATAGTAGCTACGATAGAACATAATGTGGAACAGGCCAACATGGTAGCAGATTTCATAGAGGACCTTGAACATGCCATACATGCAGGCAATACCGCTTATCTCTTCTTACAACGCTTGCGCGAAATGCATGACGCCTTTCAGGAAATGCCGCTGCCACAGTCCCGGGAAGAGTTTGAGACGAGAGCGGCACTTCGTCATCTCCTTAAAGAATTTGAACAATATTTAATACTTAAAAGTGATTTTATTGGATTGAAAACGAAGAAGTAG
- the pepF gene encoding oligoendopeptidase F produces MKTTRIFASLLITAILSFASTLTYAESPTYKSRADIPAEYKWNLQTLYKNETQWKQDVYKAKKLADRFAKKEEKLDSDKQILTLLEDYFELFRLMEKIFVYSRINLDVDISNTSAQGLSDEGQNMMIYVVERTAWFSNELQAIEKEKWEKLLESPKLKPYYTHLKDTYEDKVHSLPPEMEKMLIKTMPIVNAPSELFTMMSKDLVLPSFTVKDKVYEMSAPLYSVYMSSKDREVRKAAFETYYQTLGNYQDTFASMLANIVKANNFFATTRNYPSSLEAHLERNDIDPKVYTQLIDTVEEGLPLFHRYLKLKEKYVGIDGSMHMYDLSAPSPFTKEDKIPYEEAKEIVIKGLSPIGEAYLKTLSKGLSSNWVDVYNTPGKATGAYQIGSYDSHPFVLLNYQGLPSDVLTLAHEMGHAMHSYFSNQNQPYQDARYVTFTAEVSSTLQEHLLHKQLMDEATTKEEKIHALYQYLEDFRVTLFRQTQFAEFEKIIHEMGQNEETLHAEAIKGVYYDLNKKYYGKDMEVDKEIAMEWARVPHFFHSSFYTYQYATSFAASAALAEQLEEGGSEAQNKIVKELFSSGGSLPPIDILKRAGVDMSKKEPIEESLKRFEELVDEFEELLK; encoded by the coding sequence ATGAAAACCACACGAATCTTCGCATCACTTTTAATAACCGCCATTTTAAGTTTCGCGTCAACGCTAACCTATGCAGAAAGCCCAACCTATAAATCGCGCGCTGATATTCCAGCCGAATATAAATGGAACCTACAGACTCTATATAAGAATGAAACCCAATGGAAACAGGATGTGTATAAAGCCAAAAAGCTGGCAGACCGTTTTGCCAAAAAAGAAGAAAAGTTGGACAGTGATAAGCAAATCCTCACCCTTTTAGAAGACTATTTTGAATTGTTTCGCTTAATGGAAAAGATCTTTGTTTATTCAAGAATCAACCTGGACGTGGATATTAGCAACACCTCTGCTCAAGGATTATCGGATGAAGGTCAAAATATGATGATTTATGTGGTGGAGCGGACCGCATGGTTCTCGAATGAACTGCAGGCAATTGAGAAGGAAAAGTGGGAGAAGCTCCTCGAAAGCCCAAAACTTAAGCCATACTACACCCATTTGAAAGATACGTATGAGGATAAAGTGCATTCACTCCCTCCCGAAATGGAGAAGATGTTAATTAAAACGATGCCGATAGTTAACGCACCAAGTGAGCTTTTTACAATGATGTCTAAAGACCTTGTGCTTCCTAGTTTTACGGTAAAGGATAAAGTTTATGAAATGTCCGCACCTTTATATTCTGTCTATATGTCTAGCAAGGATAGGGAAGTGAGGAAGGCTGCATTCGAAACGTATTACCAGACTCTTGGAAATTACCAAGACACTTTTGCTTCGATGCTTGCCAATATAGTTAAGGCGAATAACTTTTTTGCCACAACGAGGAACTATCCTTCCTCGTTAGAAGCTCATTTAGAGAGAAACGATATTGATCCGAAAGTTTACACACAGCTCATTGACACCGTTGAAGAAGGCCTTCCGCTATTTCATCGATACCTTAAATTGAAAGAGAAATATGTTGGCATTGACGGGTCCATGCACATGTACGATTTGTCTGCTCCGTCTCCTTTTACAAAAGAGGACAAGATTCCATATGAGGAGGCGAAGGAAATAGTCATAAAAGGATTATCACCGATAGGAGAGGCTTATTTAAAAACACTATCAAAAGGGCTTTCTTCCAATTGGGTGGATGTCTATAACACTCCGGGTAAAGCGACAGGGGCATATCAAATTGGATCATATGATTCCCATCCATTTGTATTATTGAATTATCAGGGACTTCCAAGTGATGTGTTGACGCTTGCGCATGAAATGGGACATGCGATGCATTCTTATTTTTCCAATCAAAATCAGCCTTATCAAGATGCAAGATATGTGACGTTTACGGCGGAAGTTTCCTCTACCTTGCAAGAGCATCTTCTTCATAAGCAATTGATGGATGAAGCAACGACGAAGGAAGAAAAGATTCATGCTCTCTATCAATATTTAGAGGATTTCCGGGTAACGTTATTCCGTCAAACACAATTTGCGGAGTTTGAAAAGATTATTCATGAAATGGGACAAAACGAAGAGACTTTACATGCAGAGGCTATTAAAGGGGTCTATTATGATCTCAATAAAAAGTATTATGGGAAGGACATGGAAGTGGATAAGGAAATTGCGATGGAATGGGCCAGGGTTCCACACTTTTTCCATTCCAGTTTCTATACGTATCAATATGCAACAAGTTTTGCCGCTTCCGCTGCCCTTGCAGAACAACTCGAAGAAGGCGGGTCTGAGGCGCAGAACAAGATAGTAAAAGAGCTGTTCTCTTCAGGTGGCAGCCTACCGCCGATTGATATTTTGAAACGCGCGGGAGTGGATATGAGTAAAAAAGAACCGATTGAGGAATCGTTAAAACGGTTTGAAGAGCTGGTAGATGAATTTGAGGAGCTATTAAAATGA
- a CDS encoding peptide-methionine (S)-S-oxide reductase MsrA, whose translation MRTRVGYAGGTTQTPTYKQMGDHTECLQIDFDPTQITFDEIARHFWNSHNSNRGNYKGRQYLSIILYHDINQKEAIEKIKQEIQNTNSQSIGTEIAPLDQFTLAEEKHQKYYLKRYSNATKKLREYFQTEEAFTDATLVARLNSFVKGYGTLSSLKEEIMQWESEDAAELISLVSELRW comes from the coding sequence ATTAGAACAAGAGTAGGCTATGCAGGTGGAACCACTCAGACGCCTACCTACAAACAAATGGGAGATCACACTGAGTGCTTACAAATTGATTTTGATCCTACCCAGATAACTTTTGATGAGATTGCCCGTCATTTTTGGAACTCCCACAATTCTAATCGTGGGAACTATAAGGGCAGGCAATACTTATCGATAATTTTATACCATGATATCAATCAAAAAGAAGCTATTGAAAAGATTAAGCAAGAAATCCAAAATACAAACTCACAATCAATAGGAACAGAAATTGCACCACTAGATCAATTCACACTGGCTGAAGAAAAACACCAGAAATATTACCTGAAAAGATATTCTAATGCTACAAAAAAACTAAGAGAGTACTTCCAAACTGAAGAGGCATTTACAGATGCAACTTTGGTAGCGAGGTTAAACAGCTTTGTAAAAGGATATGGGACACTTTCTTCCTTGAAGGAAGAGATTATGCAATGGGAGAGTGAAGACGCAGCCGAGTTAATATCGTTGGTGAGTGAGTTAAGATGGTGA